The Pan paniscus chromosome 12, NHGRI_mPanPan1-v2.0_pri, whole genome shotgun sequence genome window below encodes:
- the EIF2B4 gene encoding translation initiation factor eIF2B subunit delta isoform X4, translating to MAAVAVAVREDSGSGMKAELPPGPGAVGREMTKEEKLQLRKEKKQQKKKRKEEKGAEPETGSAVCAAQCQGPTRELPESGIQLGTPGEKVPAGRSKAELRAERRAKQEAERALKQARKGEQGGPPPKASPSTAGETPSGVKRLPEYPQVDDLLLRRLVKKPERQQVPTRKDYGSKVSLFSHLPQYSRQNSLTQFMSIPSSVIHPAMVRLGLQYSQGLVSGSNARCIALLRALQQVIQDYTTPPNEELSRDLVNKLKPYMSFLTQCRPLSASMHNAIKFLNKEITSVGSSKREEEAKSELRAAIDRYVQEKIVLAAQAISRFAYQKISNGDVILVYGCSSLVSRILQEAWTEGRRFRVVVVDSRPWLEGRHTLRSLVHAGVPASYLLIPAASYVLPEVSKVLLGAHALLANGSVMSRVGTAQLALVARAHNVPVLVCCETYKFCERVQTDAFVSNELDDPDDLQCKRGEHVALANWQNHASLRLLNLVYDVTPPELVDLVITELGMIPCSSVPVVLRVKSSDQ from the exons ATGGCTGCTGTGGCCGTGGCTGTTCGCGAGG ACTCGGGATCCGGGATGAAGGCGGAGCTTCCCCCTGGGCCTGGG GCAGTGGGGAGGGAAATGACCAAAGAAGAAAAGCTGCAGCTTcggaaggaaaagaaacagcagaAGAAGAAacggaaggaagaaaagggggcAGAACCAGAAACTGGCTCTGCTGTATGTGCAGCCCAATGTCAAG GCCCAACCAGAGAACTGCCAGAATCGGGCATTCAGTTGGGCACTCCTGGGGAGAAAGTTCCAGCTGGTCGGAGTAAGGCCGAACTTCGGGCTGAGCGTCGAGCCAAGCAGGAGGCTGAGCGGGCCCTGAAACAGGCAAGAAAAGGGGAACAAGGAGGACCACCTCCTAAGGCCAGCCCCAGCACAGCTGGAGAAACCCCCTCAG GAGTGAAGCGTCTCCCTGAGTACCCTCAGGTTGATGACCTACTTCTGAGAAGGCTTGTTAAAAAACCAGAGCGTCAACAG GTTCCTACACGAAAGGATTATGGATCCAAAGTCAGTCTCTTCTCTCACCTACCCCAGTACAGCAGACAAAACTCTCTGACCCAGTTTATGAG CATCCCATCCTCTGTGATCCACCCAGCCATGGTGCGACTCGGCCTGCAGTACTCCCAGGGCCTGGTCAGTGGCTCCAATGCCCGGTGTATTGCCCTGCTTCGTGCCTTGCAGCAG GTGATTCAGGATTACACAACACCGCCTAATGAAGAACTCTCCAGGGATCTAGTGAATAAACTAAAACCCTACATGAG CTTCCTGACTCAGTGCCGTCCCCTGTCAGCGAGCATGCACAACGCCATCAAGTTCCTTAACAAGGAAATCACCAGTGTGGGCAGTTCCAAGCGGGAAGAGGAG GCCAAGTCAGAACTTCGAGCAGCCATTGATCGGTATGTGCAAGAGAAGATTGTGCTTGCAGCTCAGGCAATTTCACGCTTTGCTTACCAGAAGATCAGTAATGGAGATGTGATCCTGGTATATGGATG TTCATCTCTGGTATCACGAATTCTTCAGGAGGCTTGGACAGAGGGCCGGCGGTTTCGGGTGGTAGTGGTGGACAGCCGGCCATGGCTGGAAGGAAGGCACACACTACGTTCTCTAGTCCATGCTGGTGTCCCAGCCTCCTACCTGCTGATTCCTGCAGCCTCCTATGTGCTCCCAGAG GTTTCCAAGGTGCTATTGGGAGCTCATGCACTCTTGGCCAACGGGTCTGTGATGTCACGGGTAGGGACAGCACAGTTAGCCCTGGTGGCTCGAGCCCATAATGTACCAGTGCTGGTTTGCTGTGAAACATACAAGTTCTGTGAGCGTGTGCAGACTGATGCCTTTGTCTCTAATGAGCTAG ATGACCCTGATGATCTGCAATGTAAGCGGGGAGAACATGTTGCACTGGCTAACTGGCAGAACCACGCATCCCTACGGTTGTTGAATCTAGTCTATGATGTGACTCCCCCAGAGCTTGTGGATCTGGTGATCACGGAGCTGGGGATGATCCCTTGCAGTTCTGTACCTGTTGTTCTACGAGTCAAGAGCAGTGACCAGTGA
- the EIF2B4 gene encoding translation initiation factor eIF2B subunit delta isoform X2: MPTQQPAAPSTSAPKPSRSLSGSLCALFSDADSGSGMKAELPPGPGAVGREMTKEEKLQLRKEKKQQKKKRKEEKGAEPETGSAVCAAQCQGPTRELPESGIQLGTPGEKVPAGRSKAELRAERRAKQEAERALKQARKGEQGGPPPKASPSTAGETPSGVKRLPEYPQVDDLLLRRLVKKPERQQVPTRKDYGSKVSLFSHLPQYSRQNSLTQFMSIPSSVIHPAMVRLGLQYSQGLVSGSNARCIALLRALQQVIQDYTTPPNEELSRDLVNKLKPYMSFLTQCRPLSASMHNAIKFLNKEITSVGSSKREEEAKSELRAAIDRYVQEKIVLAAQAISRFAYQKISNGDVILVYGCSSLVSRILQEAWTEGRRFRVVVVDSRPWLEGRHTLRSLVHAGVPASYLLIPAASYVLPEVSKVLLGAHALLANGSVMSRVGTAQLALVARAHNVPVLVCCETYKFCERVQTDAFVSNELDDPDDLQCKRGEHVALANWQNHASLRLLNLVYDVTPPELVDLVITELGMIPCSSVPVVLRVKSSDQ; this comes from the exons ATGCCAACCCAGCAGCCGGCTGCGCCGAGTACTAGTGCCCCCAAACCCTCCCGGAGTCTCTCTGGCTCACTTTGTGCCCTGTTTTCTGATGCAGACTCGGGATCCGGGATGAAGGCGGAGCTTCCCCCTGGGCCTGGG GCAGTGGGGAGGGAAATGACCAAAGAAGAAAAGCTGCAGCTTcggaaggaaaagaaacagcagaAGAAGAAacggaaggaagaaaagggggcAGAACCAGAAACTGGCTCTGCTGTATGTGCAGCCCAATGTCAAG GCCCAACCAGAGAACTGCCAGAATCGGGCATTCAGTTGGGCACTCCTGGGGAGAAAGTTCCAGCTGGTCGGAGTAAGGCCGAACTTCGGGCTGAGCGTCGAGCCAAGCAGGAGGCTGAGCGGGCCCTGAAACAGGCAAGAAAAGGGGAACAAGGAGGACCACCTCCTAAGGCCAGCCCCAGCACAGCTGGAGAAACCCCCTCAG GAGTGAAGCGTCTCCCTGAGTACCCTCAGGTTGATGACCTACTTCTGAGAAGGCTTGTTAAAAAACCAGAGCGTCAACAG GTTCCTACACGAAAGGATTATGGATCCAAAGTCAGTCTCTTCTCTCACCTACCCCAGTACAGCAGACAAAACTCTCTGACCCAGTTTATGAG CATCCCATCCTCTGTGATCCACCCAGCCATGGTGCGACTCGGCCTGCAGTACTCCCAGGGCCTGGTCAGTGGCTCCAATGCCCGGTGTATTGCCCTGCTTCGTGCCTTGCAGCAG GTGATTCAGGATTACACAACACCGCCTAATGAAGAACTCTCCAGGGATCTAGTGAATAAACTAAAACCCTACATGAG CTTCCTGACTCAGTGCCGTCCCCTGTCAGCGAGCATGCACAACGCCATCAAGTTCCTTAACAAGGAAATCACCAGTGTGGGCAGTTCCAAGCGGGAAGAGGAG GCCAAGTCAGAACTTCGAGCAGCCATTGATCGGTATGTGCAAGAGAAGATTGTGCTTGCAGCTCAGGCAATTTCACGCTTTGCTTACCAGAAGATCAGTAATGGAGATGTGATCCTGGTATATGGATG TTCATCTCTGGTATCACGAATTCTTCAGGAGGCTTGGACAGAGGGCCGGCGGTTTCGGGTGGTAGTGGTGGACAGCCGGCCATGGCTGGAAGGAAGGCACACACTACGTTCTCTAGTCCATGCTGGTGTCCCAGCCTCCTACCTGCTGATTCCTGCAGCCTCCTATGTGCTCCCAGAG GTTTCCAAGGTGCTATTGGGAGCTCATGCACTCTTGGCCAACGGGTCTGTGATGTCACGGGTAGGGACAGCACAGTTAGCCCTGGTGGCTCGAGCCCATAATGTACCAGTGCTGGTTTGCTGTGAAACATACAAGTTCTGTGAGCGTGTGCAGACTGATGCCTTTGTCTCTAATGAGCTAG ATGACCCTGATGATCTGCAATGTAAGCGGGGAGAACATGTTGCACTGGCTAACTGGCAGAACCACGCATCCCTACGGTTGTTGAATCTAGTCTATGATGTGACTCCCCCAGAGCTTGTGGATCTGGTGATCACGGAGCTGGGGATGATCCCTTGCAGTTCTGTACCTGTTGTTCTACGAGTCAAGAGCAGTGACCAGTGA
- the EIF2B4 gene encoding translation initiation factor eIF2B subunit delta isoform X6, with the protein MAAVAVAVREDSGSGMKAELPPGPGAVGREMTKEEKLQLRKEKKQQKKKRKEEKGAEPETGSAVCAAQCQVGPTRELPESGIQLGTPGEKVPAGRSKAELRAERRAKQEAERALKQARKGEQGGPPPKASPSTAGETPSGVKRLPEYPQVDDLLLRRLVKKPERQQVPTRKDYGSKVSLFSHLPQYSRQNSLTQFMSIPSSVIHPAMVRLGLQYSQGLVSGSNARCIALLRALQQVIQDYTTPPNEELSRDLVNKLKPYMSFLTQCRPLSASMHNAIKFLNKEITSVGSSKREEEAKSELRAAIDRYVQEKIVLAAQAISRFAYQKISNGDVILVYGCSSLVSRILQEAWTEGRRFRVVVVDSRPWLEGRHTLRSLVHAGVPASYLLIPAASYVLPEMTLMICNVSGENMLHWLTGRTTHPYGC; encoded by the exons ATGGCTGCTGTGGCCGTGGCTGTTCGCGAGG ACTCGGGATCCGGGATGAAGGCGGAGCTTCCCCCTGGGCCTGGG GCAGTGGGGAGGGAAATGACCAAAGAAGAAAAGCTGCAGCTTcggaaggaaaagaaacagcagaAGAAGAAacggaaggaagaaaagggggcAGAACCAGAAACTGGCTCTGCTGTATGTGCAGCCCAATGTCAAG tAGGCCCAACCAGAGAACTGCCAGAATCGGGCATTCAGTTGGGCACTCCTGGGGAGAAAGTTCCAGCTGGTCGGAGTAAGGCCGAACTTCGGGCTGAGCGTCGAGCCAAGCAGGAGGCTGAGCGGGCCCTGAAACAGGCAAGAAAAGGGGAACAAGGAGGACCACCTCCTAAGGCCAGCCCCAGCACAGCTGGAGAAACCCCCTCAG GAGTGAAGCGTCTCCCTGAGTACCCTCAGGTTGATGACCTACTTCTGAGAAGGCTTGTTAAAAAACCAGAGCGTCAACAG GTTCCTACACGAAAGGATTATGGATCCAAAGTCAGTCTCTTCTCTCACCTACCCCAGTACAGCAGACAAAACTCTCTGACCCAGTTTATGAG CATCCCATCCTCTGTGATCCACCCAGCCATGGTGCGACTCGGCCTGCAGTACTCCCAGGGCCTGGTCAGTGGCTCCAATGCCCGGTGTATTGCCCTGCTTCGTGCCTTGCAGCAG GTGATTCAGGATTACACAACACCGCCTAATGAAGAACTCTCCAGGGATCTAGTGAATAAACTAAAACCCTACATGAG CTTCCTGACTCAGTGCCGTCCCCTGTCAGCGAGCATGCACAACGCCATCAAGTTCCTTAACAAGGAAATCACCAGTGTGGGCAGTTCCAAGCGGGAAGAGGAG GCCAAGTCAGAACTTCGAGCAGCCATTGATCGGTATGTGCAAGAGAAGATTGTGCTTGCAGCTCAGGCAATTTCACGCTTTGCTTACCAGAAGATCAGTAATGGAGATGTGATCCTGGTATATGGATG TTCATCTCTGGTATCACGAATTCTTCAGGAGGCTTGGACAGAGGGCCGGCGGTTTCGGGTGGTAGTGGTGGACAGCCGGCCATGGCTGGAAGGAAGGCACACACTACGTTCTCTAGTCCATGCTGGTGTCCCAGCCTCCTACCTGCTGATTCCTGCAGCCTCCTATGTGCTCCCAGAG ATGACCCTGATGATCTGCAATGTAAGCGGGGAGAACATGTTGCACTGGCTAACTGGCAGAACCACGCATCCCTACGGTTGTTGA
- the EIF2B4 gene encoding translation initiation factor eIF2B subunit delta isoform X7, with amino-acid sequence MAAVAVAVREDSGSGMKAELPPGPGAVGREMTKEEKLQLRKEKKQQKKKRKEEKGAEPETGSAVCAAQCQGPTRELPESGIQLGTPGEKVPAGRSKAELRAERRAKQEAERALKQARKGEQGGPPPKASPSTAGETPSGVKRLPEYPQVDDLLLRRLVKKPERQQVPTRKDYGSKVSLFSHLPQYSRQNSLTQFMSIPSSVIHPAMVRLGLQYSQGLVSGSNARCIALLRALQQVIQDYTTPPNEELSRDLVNKLKPYMSFLTQCRPLSASMHNAIKFLNKEITSVGSSKREEEAKSELRAAIDRYVQEKIVLAAQAISRFAYQKISNGDVILVYGCSSLVSRILQEAWTEGRRFRVVVVDSRPWLEGRHTLRSLVHAGVPASYLLIPAASYVLPEMTLMICNVSGENMLHWLTGRTTHPYGC; translated from the exons ATGGCTGCTGTGGCCGTGGCTGTTCGCGAGG ACTCGGGATCCGGGATGAAGGCGGAGCTTCCCCCTGGGCCTGGG GCAGTGGGGAGGGAAATGACCAAAGAAGAAAAGCTGCAGCTTcggaaggaaaagaaacagcagaAGAAGAAacggaaggaagaaaagggggcAGAACCAGAAACTGGCTCTGCTGTATGTGCAGCCCAATGTCAAG GCCCAACCAGAGAACTGCCAGAATCGGGCATTCAGTTGGGCACTCCTGGGGAGAAAGTTCCAGCTGGTCGGAGTAAGGCCGAACTTCGGGCTGAGCGTCGAGCCAAGCAGGAGGCTGAGCGGGCCCTGAAACAGGCAAGAAAAGGGGAACAAGGAGGACCACCTCCTAAGGCCAGCCCCAGCACAGCTGGAGAAACCCCCTCAG GAGTGAAGCGTCTCCCTGAGTACCCTCAGGTTGATGACCTACTTCTGAGAAGGCTTGTTAAAAAACCAGAGCGTCAACAG GTTCCTACACGAAAGGATTATGGATCCAAAGTCAGTCTCTTCTCTCACCTACCCCAGTACAGCAGACAAAACTCTCTGACCCAGTTTATGAG CATCCCATCCTCTGTGATCCACCCAGCCATGGTGCGACTCGGCCTGCAGTACTCCCAGGGCCTGGTCAGTGGCTCCAATGCCCGGTGTATTGCCCTGCTTCGTGCCTTGCAGCAG GTGATTCAGGATTACACAACACCGCCTAATGAAGAACTCTCCAGGGATCTAGTGAATAAACTAAAACCCTACATGAG CTTCCTGACTCAGTGCCGTCCCCTGTCAGCGAGCATGCACAACGCCATCAAGTTCCTTAACAAGGAAATCACCAGTGTGGGCAGTTCCAAGCGGGAAGAGGAG GCCAAGTCAGAACTTCGAGCAGCCATTGATCGGTATGTGCAAGAGAAGATTGTGCTTGCAGCTCAGGCAATTTCACGCTTTGCTTACCAGAAGATCAGTAATGGAGATGTGATCCTGGTATATGGATG TTCATCTCTGGTATCACGAATTCTTCAGGAGGCTTGGACAGAGGGCCGGCGGTTTCGGGTGGTAGTGGTGGACAGCCGGCCATGGCTGGAAGGAAGGCACACACTACGTTCTCTAGTCCATGCTGGTGTCCCAGCCTCCTACCTGCTGATTCCTGCAGCCTCCTATGTGCTCCCAGAG ATGACCCTGATGATCTGCAATGTAAGCGGGGAGAACATGTTGCACTGGCTAACTGGCAGAACCACGCATCCCTACGGTTGTTGA
- the EIF2B4 gene encoding translation initiation factor eIF2B subunit delta isoform X1: MPTQQPAAPSTSAPKPSRSLSGSLCALFSDADSGSGMKAELPPGPGAVGREMTKEEKLQLRKEKKQQKKKRKEEKGAEPETGSAVCAAQCQVGPTRELPESGIQLGTPGEKVPAGRSKAELRAERRAKQEAERALKQARKGEQGGPPPKASPSTAGETPSGVKRLPEYPQVDDLLLRRLVKKPERQQVPTRKDYGSKVSLFSHLPQYSRQNSLTQFMSIPSSVIHPAMVRLGLQYSQGLVSGSNARCIALLRALQQVIQDYTTPPNEELSRDLVNKLKPYMSFLTQCRPLSASMHNAIKFLNKEITSVGSSKREEEAKSELRAAIDRYVQEKIVLAAQAISRFAYQKISNGDVILVYGCSSLVSRILQEAWTEGRRFRVVVVDSRPWLEGRHTLRSLVHAGVPASYLLIPAASYVLPEVSKVLLGAHALLANGSVMSRVGTAQLALVARAHNVPVLVCCETYKFCERVQTDAFVSNELDDPDDLQCKRGEHVALANWQNHASLRLLNLVYDVTPPELVDLVITELGMIPCSSVPVVLRVKSSDQ; encoded by the exons ATGCCAACCCAGCAGCCGGCTGCGCCGAGTACTAGTGCCCCCAAACCCTCCCGGAGTCTCTCTGGCTCACTTTGTGCCCTGTTTTCTGATGCAGACTCGGGATCCGGGATGAAGGCGGAGCTTCCCCCTGGGCCTGGG GCAGTGGGGAGGGAAATGACCAAAGAAGAAAAGCTGCAGCTTcggaaggaaaagaaacagcagaAGAAGAAacggaaggaagaaaagggggcAGAACCAGAAACTGGCTCTGCTGTATGTGCAGCCCAATGTCAAG tAGGCCCAACCAGAGAACTGCCAGAATCGGGCATTCAGTTGGGCACTCCTGGGGAGAAAGTTCCAGCTGGTCGGAGTAAGGCCGAACTTCGGGCTGAGCGTCGAGCCAAGCAGGAGGCTGAGCGGGCCCTGAAACAGGCAAGAAAAGGGGAACAAGGAGGACCACCTCCTAAGGCCAGCCCCAGCACAGCTGGAGAAACCCCCTCAG GAGTGAAGCGTCTCCCTGAGTACCCTCAGGTTGATGACCTACTTCTGAGAAGGCTTGTTAAAAAACCAGAGCGTCAACAG GTTCCTACACGAAAGGATTATGGATCCAAAGTCAGTCTCTTCTCTCACCTACCCCAGTACAGCAGACAAAACTCTCTGACCCAGTTTATGAG CATCCCATCCTCTGTGATCCACCCAGCCATGGTGCGACTCGGCCTGCAGTACTCCCAGGGCCTGGTCAGTGGCTCCAATGCCCGGTGTATTGCCCTGCTTCGTGCCTTGCAGCAG GTGATTCAGGATTACACAACACCGCCTAATGAAGAACTCTCCAGGGATCTAGTGAATAAACTAAAACCCTACATGAG CTTCCTGACTCAGTGCCGTCCCCTGTCAGCGAGCATGCACAACGCCATCAAGTTCCTTAACAAGGAAATCACCAGTGTGGGCAGTTCCAAGCGGGAAGAGGAG GCCAAGTCAGAACTTCGAGCAGCCATTGATCGGTATGTGCAAGAGAAGATTGTGCTTGCAGCTCAGGCAATTTCACGCTTTGCTTACCAGAAGATCAGTAATGGAGATGTGATCCTGGTATATGGATG TTCATCTCTGGTATCACGAATTCTTCAGGAGGCTTGGACAGAGGGCCGGCGGTTTCGGGTGGTAGTGGTGGACAGCCGGCCATGGCTGGAAGGAAGGCACACACTACGTTCTCTAGTCCATGCTGGTGTCCCAGCCTCCTACCTGCTGATTCCTGCAGCCTCCTATGTGCTCCCAGAG GTTTCCAAGGTGCTATTGGGAGCTCATGCACTCTTGGCCAACGGGTCTGTGATGTCACGGGTAGGGACAGCACAGTTAGCCCTGGTGGCTCGAGCCCATAATGTACCAGTGCTGGTTTGCTGTGAAACATACAAGTTCTGTGAGCGTGTGCAGACTGATGCCTTTGTCTCTAATGAGCTAG ATGACCCTGATGATCTGCAATGTAAGCGGGGAGAACATGTTGCACTGGCTAACTGGCAGAACCACGCATCCCTACGGTTGTTGAATCTAGTCTATGATGTGACTCCCCCAGAGCTTGTGGATCTGGTGATCACGGAGCTGGGGATGATCCCTTGCAGTTCTGTACCTGTTGTTCTACGAGTCAAGAGCAGTGACCAGTGA
- the EIF2B4 gene encoding translation initiation factor eIF2B subunit delta isoform X5, with the protein MKAELPPGPGAVGREMTKEEKLQLRKEKKQQKKKRKEEKGAEPETGSAVCAAQCQVGPTRELPESGIQLGTPGEKVPAGRSKAELRAERRAKQEAERALKQARKGEQGGPPPKASPSTAGETPSGVKRLPEYPQVDDLLLRRLVKKPERQQVPTRKDYGSKVSLFSHLPQYSRQNSLTQFMSIPSSVIHPAMVRLGLQYSQGLVSGSNARCIALLRALQQVIQDYTTPPNEELSRDLVNKLKPYMSFLTQCRPLSASMHNAIKFLNKEITSVGSSKREEEAKSELRAAIDRYVQEKIVLAAQAISRFAYQKISNGDVILVYGCSSLVSRILQEAWTEGRRFRVVVVDSRPWLEGRHTLRSLVHAGVPASYLLIPAASYVLPEVSKVLLGAHALLANGSVMSRVGTAQLALVARAHNVPVLVCCETYKFCERVQTDAFVSNELDDPDDLQCKRGEHVALANWQNHASLRLLNLVYDVTPPELVDLVITELGMIPCSSVPVVLRVKSSDQ; encoded by the exons ATGAAGGCGGAGCTTCCCCCTGGGCCTGGG GCAGTGGGGAGGGAAATGACCAAAGAAGAAAAGCTGCAGCTTcggaaggaaaagaaacagcagaAGAAGAAacggaaggaagaaaagggggcAGAACCAGAAACTGGCTCTGCTGTATGTGCAGCCCAATGTCAAG tAGGCCCAACCAGAGAACTGCCAGAATCGGGCATTCAGTTGGGCACTCCTGGGGAGAAAGTTCCAGCTGGTCGGAGTAAGGCCGAACTTCGGGCTGAGCGTCGAGCCAAGCAGGAGGCTGAGCGGGCCCTGAAACAGGCAAGAAAAGGGGAACAAGGAGGACCACCTCCTAAGGCCAGCCCCAGCACAGCTGGAGAAACCCCCTCAG GAGTGAAGCGTCTCCCTGAGTACCCTCAGGTTGATGACCTACTTCTGAGAAGGCTTGTTAAAAAACCAGAGCGTCAACAG GTTCCTACACGAAAGGATTATGGATCCAAAGTCAGTCTCTTCTCTCACCTACCCCAGTACAGCAGACAAAACTCTCTGACCCAGTTTATGAG CATCCCATCCTCTGTGATCCACCCAGCCATGGTGCGACTCGGCCTGCAGTACTCCCAGGGCCTGGTCAGTGGCTCCAATGCCCGGTGTATTGCCCTGCTTCGTGCCTTGCAGCAG GTGATTCAGGATTACACAACACCGCCTAATGAAGAACTCTCCAGGGATCTAGTGAATAAACTAAAACCCTACATGAG CTTCCTGACTCAGTGCCGTCCCCTGTCAGCGAGCATGCACAACGCCATCAAGTTCCTTAACAAGGAAATCACCAGTGTGGGCAGTTCCAAGCGGGAAGAGGAG GCCAAGTCAGAACTTCGAGCAGCCATTGATCGGTATGTGCAAGAGAAGATTGTGCTTGCAGCTCAGGCAATTTCACGCTTTGCTTACCAGAAGATCAGTAATGGAGATGTGATCCTGGTATATGGATG TTCATCTCTGGTATCACGAATTCTTCAGGAGGCTTGGACAGAGGGCCGGCGGTTTCGGGTGGTAGTGGTGGACAGCCGGCCATGGCTGGAAGGAAGGCACACACTACGTTCTCTAGTCCATGCTGGTGTCCCAGCCTCCTACCTGCTGATTCCTGCAGCCTCCTATGTGCTCCCAGAG GTTTCCAAGGTGCTATTGGGAGCTCATGCACTCTTGGCCAACGGGTCTGTGATGTCACGGGTAGGGACAGCACAGTTAGCCCTGGTGGCTCGAGCCCATAATGTACCAGTGCTGGTTTGCTGTGAAACATACAAGTTCTGTGAGCGTGTGCAGACTGATGCCTTTGTCTCTAATGAGCTAG ATGACCCTGATGATCTGCAATGTAAGCGGGGAGAACATGTTGCACTGGCTAACTGGCAGAACCACGCATCCCTACGGTTGTTGAATCTAGTCTATGATGTGACTCCCCCAGAGCTTGTGGATCTGGTGATCACGGAGCTGGGGATGATCCCTTGCAGTTCTGTACCTGTTGTTCTACGAGTCAAGAGCAGTGACCAGTGA
- the EIF2B4 gene encoding translation initiation factor eIF2B subunit delta isoform X3 — MAAVAVAVREDSGSGMKAELPPGPGAVGREMTKEEKLQLRKEKKQQKKKRKEEKGAEPETGSAVCAAQCQVGPTRELPESGIQLGTPGEKVPAGRSKAELRAERRAKQEAERALKQARKGEQGGPPPKASPSTAGETPSGVKRLPEYPQVDDLLLRRLVKKPERQQVPTRKDYGSKVSLFSHLPQYSRQNSLTQFMSIPSSVIHPAMVRLGLQYSQGLVSGSNARCIALLRALQQVIQDYTTPPNEELSRDLVNKLKPYMSFLTQCRPLSASMHNAIKFLNKEITSVGSSKREEEAKSELRAAIDRYVQEKIVLAAQAISRFAYQKISNGDVILVYGCSSLVSRILQEAWTEGRRFRVVVVDSRPWLEGRHTLRSLVHAGVPASYLLIPAASYVLPEVSKVLLGAHALLANGSVMSRVGTAQLALVARAHNVPVLVCCETYKFCERVQTDAFVSNELDDPDDLQCKRGEHVALANWQNHASLRLLNLVYDVTPPELVDLVITELGMIPCSSVPVVLRVKSSDQ; from the exons ATGGCTGCTGTGGCCGTGGCTGTTCGCGAGG ACTCGGGATCCGGGATGAAGGCGGAGCTTCCCCCTGGGCCTGGG GCAGTGGGGAGGGAAATGACCAAAGAAGAAAAGCTGCAGCTTcggaaggaaaagaaacagcagaAGAAGAAacggaaggaagaaaagggggcAGAACCAGAAACTGGCTCTGCTGTATGTGCAGCCCAATGTCAAG tAGGCCCAACCAGAGAACTGCCAGAATCGGGCATTCAGTTGGGCACTCCTGGGGAGAAAGTTCCAGCTGGTCGGAGTAAGGCCGAACTTCGGGCTGAGCGTCGAGCCAAGCAGGAGGCTGAGCGGGCCCTGAAACAGGCAAGAAAAGGGGAACAAGGAGGACCACCTCCTAAGGCCAGCCCCAGCACAGCTGGAGAAACCCCCTCAG GAGTGAAGCGTCTCCCTGAGTACCCTCAGGTTGATGACCTACTTCTGAGAAGGCTTGTTAAAAAACCAGAGCGTCAACAG GTTCCTACACGAAAGGATTATGGATCCAAAGTCAGTCTCTTCTCTCACCTACCCCAGTACAGCAGACAAAACTCTCTGACCCAGTTTATGAG CATCCCATCCTCTGTGATCCACCCAGCCATGGTGCGACTCGGCCTGCAGTACTCCCAGGGCCTGGTCAGTGGCTCCAATGCCCGGTGTATTGCCCTGCTTCGTGCCTTGCAGCAG GTGATTCAGGATTACACAACACCGCCTAATGAAGAACTCTCCAGGGATCTAGTGAATAAACTAAAACCCTACATGAG CTTCCTGACTCAGTGCCGTCCCCTGTCAGCGAGCATGCACAACGCCATCAAGTTCCTTAACAAGGAAATCACCAGTGTGGGCAGTTCCAAGCGGGAAGAGGAG GCCAAGTCAGAACTTCGAGCAGCCATTGATCGGTATGTGCAAGAGAAGATTGTGCTTGCAGCTCAGGCAATTTCACGCTTTGCTTACCAGAAGATCAGTAATGGAGATGTGATCCTGGTATATGGATG TTCATCTCTGGTATCACGAATTCTTCAGGAGGCTTGGACAGAGGGCCGGCGGTTTCGGGTGGTAGTGGTGGACAGCCGGCCATGGCTGGAAGGAAGGCACACACTACGTTCTCTAGTCCATGCTGGTGTCCCAGCCTCCTACCTGCTGATTCCTGCAGCCTCCTATGTGCTCCCAGAG GTTTCCAAGGTGCTATTGGGAGCTCATGCACTCTTGGCCAACGGGTCTGTGATGTCACGGGTAGGGACAGCACAGTTAGCCCTGGTGGCTCGAGCCCATAATGTACCAGTGCTGGTTTGCTGTGAAACATACAAGTTCTGTGAGCGTGTGCAGACTGATGCCTTTGTCTCTAATGAGCTAG ATGACCCTGATGATCTGCAATGTAAGCGGGGAGAACATGTTGCACTGGCTAACTGGCAGAACCACGCATCCCTACGGTTGTTGAATCTAGTCTATGATGTGACTCCCCCAGAGCTTGTGGATCTGGTGATCACGGAGCTGGGGATGATCCCTTGCAGTTCTGTACCTGTTGTTCTACGAGTCAAGAGCAGTGACCAGTGA